The Natranaeroarchaeum aerophilus DNA segment TCGTCGACGTCCCCAACGCGGCATTCTGGGCGGTCGTCATGGTCATCGCCTCGATCATGCCCGTAGTCGGCGTCTGGCTGGTCTGGGCTCCGATGGTCGTCTATCTCGTCGTCGTCGGTCAACCGGTTGGCGCTGTCATTCTGCTTGTCTACGGCGTCGCGGTCCTCTCGGTGGTGGACAACTACCTCCGCGCGATCTTCGTCGACGCGGGATCGGGCGTCCACCCCGCCATCGTGCTCGTCGGCGTCCTCGGCGGGATCTACCTGCTCGGCATCATGGGTCTGTTCCTCGGCCCGATTCTGCTCGCCCTGTTCAAAGCCGCAGTGACCGTGTTCGATCGAACGCACGGCGTGTCGAGTCCGTCGAGAGAGGACGCGACGGCCGAGACGGGGGACGATGGGCCACCCGAATCGGGCGGCTCCGGGGCCAGCGGCTAGACTCGTTCTTCGAGAAAGTCCCGCGTCAGTTCGTACACCTCGTCGTACATGTCACCGTGAAACGGCACCGCATGATCGCTCGGGAGCGTCTCGAACTCGACGTCGGCTACTGGTGCGAGCGCCTCGGCAAACTGCTCGGACTGTGCGGGCGGAACGACCCCATCGTCGTTCCCGTGGAGCAAGAGCGTGGGCGACATCGAGTCGTCGACTCGGGCCGCGGGCGAGGCCGCCTCGTAACGGTCGGGGACCTCCTCGAAGGAGCCGCCGAGATACTGGGTATTGATCTCGGAGTCCCCGGATGCACCGTCCTCGTCGCCAGCCCGGAAATCGTAGATCCCCGAGTAGCCGACGACCGCCGCGGGCGGAGTGACACCCGCCTCTGCAGCGGTCGCCGCGGCGAGGGCGACCAGATTTGCGCCTGCGGAGTGCCCGATCGCGGCGACACGGTCGGGATCCGCGCCGTACTCTTCTCCCACGGATCGGATCCACTCGATCGCCGCACGGACGTCCGTGAGCGCTGCGGGAAACTGGTGTTCGGGCGCGAGCCTGTACTGCGGTTCGACGGCGAGATAGCCGTCGCTCGCGACGTCGATCGCGTGCCGGGCGAACTCGCCCTTGTCGCCAAAGAGGAACCCGCCCCCACGGACGAGAACGGCTACGGGAAGCGGCCCCTCACGGTCGGCTGGCTCGTAGACGTCGAGCCGGAGCGTCTCGCCCGCCACCTCCCGGAACGGCACATCCGTGT contains these protein-coding regions:
- a CDS encoding alpha/beta hydrolase; translation: MATAESTVTVHTDVPFREVAGETLRLDVYEPADREGPLPVAVLVRGGGFLFGDKGEFARHAIDVASDGYLAVEPQYRLAPEHQFPAALTDVRAAIEWIRSVGEEYGADPDRVAAIGHSAGANLVALAAATAAEAGVTPPAAVVGYSGIYDFRAGDEDGASGDSEINTQYLGGSFEEVPDRYEAASPAARVDDSMSPTLLLHGNDDGVVPPAQSEQFAEALAPVADVEFETLPSDHAVPFHGDMYDEVYELTRDFLEERV